Proteins from a single region of Bacteroidota bacterium:
- a CDS encoding alanine dehydrogenase — protein sequence MAKIGIIREGKVPPDLRVPFIPEQCKLIMEYFPGTEVVVQSSPVRIIKDEEYNDAGIKVVNDLNDCDIILGIKEIPLKELIPNKKYFFFSHTIKKQPHNQELLKTILKNNIQLIDYECLTDEEFNRVIGFGHYAGIVGAYNGILGYGLKYNLFKTKRAVECHDKNELIEELKKINLPNLKIIVTGNGRVANGAIELLGLLHIRRITPYEFTHYTFREPTYTQLDSFNYNERMDGTPWNWNDFFKYPEMYRSTFMKYTRWCDLLIHCSFWDPRAPKLFSKEEMRSPEFGISVIADVACDINGSVPSTSKASNIAEPFYGYDLKTETITEPFANNAITVMAVDNLPCELPRNASEDFGKELIEKVLPSLLVKDETKLIERGTIAKDGKLMERFEYLKDYVS from the coding sequence GTGGCTAAGATTGGAATTATACGGGAAGGAAAAGTTCCACCGGATTTGCGCGTACCGTTCATACCTGAACAGTGCAAACTCATCATGGAATATTTTCCGGGAACAGAAGTGGTGGTTCAGTCAAGCCCGGTGCGAATTATCAAAGATGAAGAATACAACGATGCAGGAATTAAAGTGGTGAATGATCTGAATGATTGCGATATTATCCTCGGCATAAAAGAAATTCCGCTTAAAGAATTAATTCCGAACAAAAAATATTTTTTCTTTTCACATACCATCAAAAAACAACCGCACAACCAGGAACTTCTGAAAACAATCTTAAAGAATAATATTCAGTTGATTGATTACGAATGCCTGACCGATGAAGAATTCAACCGCGTGATTGGCTTCGGGCATTATGCCGGAATAGTTGGCGCTTATAACGGAATTCTCGGATACGGATTAAAATATAACCTCTTCAAAACAAAACGCGCAGTGGAGTGCCACGATAAAAATGAATTAATTGAAGAATTAAAAAAAATAAATCTTCCAAACCTGAAAATAATTGTAACCGGAAACGGGCGCGTGGCAAATGGCGCGATTGAATTACTCGGCTTGCTTCACATCAGGCGCATCACTCCCTATGAATTCACGCATTATACTTTCCGCGAACCTACTTACACACAGTTGGATTCATTTAACTATAATGAACGCATGGACGGCACGCCATGGAACTGGAATGATTTTTTCAAATATCCTGAAATGTATCGCTCCACTTTCATGAAATACACGCGTTGGTGCGATCTGCTGATTCATTGTTCCTTCTGGGACCCTCGCGCTCCAAAACTTTTTTCAAAAGAAGAAATGCGTTCACCCGAATTCGGGATAAGTGTGATTGCCGATGTTGCCTGCGACATCAACGGCTCCGTTCCTTCAACTTCAAAAGCATCGAACATTGCCGAGCCGTTTTACGGTTACGATTTGAAAACAGAAACAATTACTGAGCCGTTCGCTAATAATGCAATCACTGTTATGGCGGTAGATAATCTTCCCTGCGAACTTCCGCGCAATGCTTCTGAAGATTTCGGAAAAGAACTGATTGAAAAAGTTTTGCCTTCGCTCCTTGTAAAAGACGAAACAAAACTCATTGAACGAGGTACGATTGCAAAAGATGGAAAACTGATGGAGAGGTTTGAGTACCTGAAAGATTACGTTTCCTGA